The following are encoded together in the Falsiruegeria litorea R37 genome:
- a CDS encoding TetR/AcrR family transcriptional regulator has translation MSTKPDPAERYLDLATTRFSELGFHGVSLALVAKDAGVTKQAVLHYFRSKERLYAEVLNRLAVRLLAEIDATAAPTPAQRLIAYFSAYATGAVANPEDARLVVRALLDSDAQARSWPLKPYLDTLTDLALQTPRWQSASREEALAGLYQLIGAIQYFAISAPTLSGMYGKTSFDEVQGALTDDFRKLIQGFAIP, from the coding sequence ATGTCCACCAAACCCGACCCCGCCGAACGATACCTGGACCTTGCGACCACGCGCTTTTCCGAGCTTGGGTTTCATGGGGTGTCGCTTGCACTTGTGGCCAAGGATGCAGGTGTCACGAAACAGGCAGTTCTGCATTACTTCCGCTCCAAGGAACGGCTCTATGCCGAGGTGCTCAACCGCCTCGCCGTGCGGCTGCTGGCCGAGATTGACGCCACCGCAGCCCCAACGCCCGCCCAGCGCCTGATCGCCTATTTCAGCGCTTATGCCACCGGCGCCGTCGCAAACCCCGAAGACGCCCGCCTTGTGGTTCGCGCGCTTCTGGACAGCGACGCGCAGGCGCGCAGCTGGCCATTGAAACCCTATCTCGACACGCTCACGGACCTGGCATTGCAAACACCGCGCTGGCAGAGCGCAAGCCGCGAAGAGGCGCTGGCCGGTCTTTATCAGCTAATCGGCGCAATACAGTATTTCGCAATCTCTGCGCCCACGTTGTCCGGCATGTACGGCAAGACATCCTTTGACGAGGTGCAAGGCGCGCTGACGG
- a CDS encoding aromatic ring-hydroxylating oxygenase subunit alpha: MERSEEIGLIREIIGLAEQKSAYLDDTISHSPISRYSSPERFAREEAALFRRKPVVAAHSGELDGPSSFLTRSVMGLPVLLVRDAEGQARAFLNVCRHRGATLEREGAGCKRVFTCPYHGWSWTNQGDLRAVPQEKQGFPDLPRAERGLRRLPVAEAHGFIWIIANPEMNEPLNIDDWLGPIADDFRWLDLANHKIAIENTIEVKANWKVLVEGGIEAYHFRVAHANTIAPHFPDNLSTYRCFGPHMRSVLPRTSMTTLTDTPEEKWSIRADANVLYTLMPTTQLLVQQDHVAWINAQPRSEGHTTLRIVTLVPADKIEGDEMQAHWKLNQKITMATLAEDFELGEEIQSGFASRGNPSHLFGRFEGALNRFNLAVEELIAG; the protein is encoded by the coding sequence ATGGAGCGCAGCGAAGAGATTGGTTTGATCCGCGAAATCATCGGTCTGGCGGAACAAAAGTCTGCCTATCTGGACGACACGATCAGCCATTCTCCGATTTCGCGCTACTCCAGCCCCGAACGGTTCGCGCGCGAAGAGGCGGCGCTGTTTCGGCGCAAGCCGGTGGTGGCGGCGCATTCGGGCGAGTTGGACGGCCCGTCGAGCTTTCTGACGCGCTCGGTCATGGGGCTGCCGGTGCTGTTGGTACGAGATGCGGAAGGCCAGGCACGGGCCTTTTTGAACGTCTGCCGCCATCGCGGGGCCACTTTGGAACGCGAAGGGGCGGGGTGCAAACGGGTCTTTACCTGTCCTTATCATGGCTGGAGCTGGACAAATCAGGGCGATTTGCGCGCGGTGCCGCAGGAAAAGCAGGGCTTTCCGGACCTGCCGCGTGCCGAGCGGGGCCTGCGGCGGTTGCCGGTGGCCGAGGCGCACGGGTTCATCTGGATCATCGCCAACCCCGAGATGAACGAGCCGCTGAACATCGACGACTGGCTGGGCCCGATTGCCGATGATTTCCGCTGGCTGGATCTGGCAAACCACAAGATCGCCATCGAAAACACGATAGAGGTCAAGGCCAATTGGAAGGTACTGGTCGAGGGTGGGATCGAGGCCTATCACTTCCGCGTCGCGCACGCCAACACCATCGCGCCGCATTTCCCCGACAACCTGTCGACGTATCGCTGTTTCGGCCCGCATATGCGCTCGGTTCTGCCGCGCACCAGCATGACAACACTGACCGACACGCCCGAAGAGAAGTGGTCGATCCGGGCAGATGCCAATGTGCTTTATACCCTGATGCCCACCACGCAGCTGTTGGTGCAGCAGGATCACGTGGCCTGGATCAATGCACAGCCCCGATCCGAAGGGCACACCACATTGCGCATTGTCACGCTAGTACCCGCCGACAAGATCGAAGGCGACGAGATGCAGGCGCATTGGAAGCTGAACCAGAAAATCACGATGGCGACCCTGGCCGAGGATTTTGAATTGGGAGAAGAGATTCAATCTGGCTTTGCCTCGCGCGGGAACCCCAGCCACCTGTTCGGACGGTTCGAGGGGGCGCTCAACCGGTTCAATCTGGCGGTCGAAGAGCTGATTGCGGGCTAG